The genomic stretch CGGCATTCAAGAAGGCCATCCGCCAGGCCCACGAGGTGCTCGACACGCGCTTTCGCAACGGCCGCGACATCCGCCGGCTGATCGAAGACCGCGCCTGGTTCGTCGACAACATCCTGCAAAAGGCCTGGGAGCAGTTCAACTGGAGCGAAGACGCCGACATCGCGCTGGTGGCGGTCGGCGGCTACGGCCGCGGCGAGCTGCACCCCTATTCCGACATCGACCTGCTGATCCTGCTGGACAGCGCCGACCATGAAATCTTCCGCGACTCCATCGAGCGCTTCCTGACCCTGCTCTGGGACATCGGCCTGGAGGTCGGCCAGAGCGTGCGCTCGGTGGACGAATGCGCCGAAGAGGCCCGCGCCGACCTCACGGTCGTCACCAACCTGATGGAAAGCCGCACCATCTGCGGCCCCGAACGCCTGCGCCAACGGATGCTCGACGTCACCAGCACCGCCCACATGTGGCCGAGCAAGGACTTCTTCCTGGCCAAGCGTGCCGAGCAGAAGGCCCGCCACCACAAGTACAACGACACCGAGTACAACCTGGAACCCAACGTCAAAGGCTCGCCCGGCGGGCTGCGGGACATCCAGACGATCCTCTGGGTCGCCCGGCGCCAGTACGGCACCCTGAACCTGCGGGCCCTGGCCGGCGAAGGCTTTCTGGTGGAGAGCGAGAACGCCCTGCTCGCCTCGTCCCAGGAGTTCCTCTGGAAGGTGCGCTACGCCCTGCACATGCTGGCCGGCCGCGCCGAGGACCGCCTGCTGTTCGACCATCAGCGCTCGATCGCCACGCTGCTGGGCTTCGAGGGCGACGACGCCAAGCAAGCCGTCGAAAACTTCATGCAGCAATATTTCCGGGTGGTGATGAGCATCGCCCAGCTCAGCGACCTGATCATCCAGCACTTCGAGGAAGTCATCCTCGCGCCGGAGGACGAAGCCCCGCCGCAGCCGATCAACGCGCGCTTCCAGCTGCACGACGGCTACATCGAGGCCCGCAGCGAAAACGTGTTCCGCCGTACGCCGTTCGCCATGCTCGAGATCTTCGTGCTGATGGCCCAGCAGCCGGAAATCAAGGGCGTGCGCGCCGACACCATCCGCCTGCTGCGCGAACACCGGCACCTGATCGACGACAACTTTCGCAACGACATCCGCAACACCAGCCTGTTCATCGAGCTGTTCAAGTGCAAGATCGGCATCCACCGCAACCTGCGCCGGATGAACCGCTACGGCATCCTCGGGCGCTACCTGCCGGAGTTCGGCTTCATCGTCGGGCAGATGCAGCACGACCTGTTCCACATCTATACGGTGGACGCCCACACGCTGAACCTGATCAAGCACCTGCGCAAACTGCAGTACACCCAGGTGTCGGAAAAATTCCCGCTGGCCAGCAAACTCATGGGCAAGCTGCCCAAGCCTGAGCTGATCTACCTGG from Pseudomonas ekonensis encodes the following:
- a CDS encoding [protein-PII] uridylyltransferase; its protein translation is MPQVDPELFDRGQFQAELALKASPIAAFKKAIRQAHEVLDTRFRNGRDIRRLIEDRAWFVDNILQKAWEQFNWSEDADIALVAVGGYGRGELHPYSDIDLLILLDSADHEIFRDSIERFLTLLWDIGLEVGQSVRSVDECAEEARADLTVVTNLMESRTICGPERLRQRMLDVTSTAHMWPSKDFFLAKRAEQKARHHKYNDTEYNLEPNVKGSPGGLRDIQTILWVARRQYGTLNLRALAGEGFLVESENALLASSQEFLWKVRYALHMLAGRAEDRLLFDHQRSIATLLGFEGDDAKQAVENFMQQYFRVVMSIAQLSDLIIQHFEEVILAPEDEAPPQPINARFQLHDGYIEARSENVFRRTPFAMLEIFVLMAQQPEIKGVRADTIRLLREHRHLIDDNFRNDIRNTSLFIELFKCKIGIHRNLRRMNRYGILGRYLPEFGFIVGQMQHDLFHIYTVDAHTLNLIKHLRKLQYTQVSEKFPLASKLMGKLPKPELIYLAGLYHDIGKGRHGDHSEIGAVDAEAFCQRHQLPVWDTRLIVWLVQNHLVMSTTAQRKDLSDPQVIHDFAQTVGDETRLDYLYVLTVADINATNPTLWNSWRASLLRQLYTETKRALRRGLENPVDREEQIRQTQSAALDILVRGGTDPDDVEQLWAQLGDDYFLRHTAGDVAWHSDAILQQPADGGPLVLIKETTQREFEGGTQIFIYAPDQHDFFAVTVAAMDQLNLNIHDARIITSSSQFTLDTYIVLDTDGDSIGDNPLRVKQIRDGLTEALRNPDDYPTIIQRRVPRQLKHFAFAPQVTIHNDAQRPVTVLELTAPDRPGLLARVGGIFLEFDLSLQNAKIATLGERVEDVFFITDAHNQPLSDPLLCSRLQDAIVEQLSVNQEPDIKLSRISI